Proteins encoded by one window of Triticum aestivum cultivar Chinese Spring unplaced genomic scaffold, IWGSC CS RefSeq v2.1 scaffold43787, whole genome shotgun sequence:
- the LOC123174766 gene encoding uncharacterized protein isoform X1, with protein MAAVRCAARRLGGSLLQRTQAAVAEEGRLLAPSRLMRSRQLSTKVSGERSQVAERHLLEPGSLMRSRQLSGEHARNIQKKEDDCWAGFNETLKRLDELQKKKKPSVFQQRMISIDRALKSLVYGSFKVTVVYVAAATAFSGSGLEA; from the exons atggcggcggttCGGTGCGCGGCGAGGAGGCTCGGCGGCTCTCTGCTCCAGCGAACGCAGGCGGCGGTCGCGGAGGAGGGACGCCTGCTCGCGCCAAGCAGGCTCATGCGCTCCCGCCAGCTCTCCACCAAGGTCTCCGGCGAG CGATCGCAGGTGGCGGAGCGACACCTCCTCGAGCCAGGCAGCCTCATGCGCTCCCGCCAGCTCTCCGGCGAG CATGCTCGCAACATCCAGAAGAAAGAGGATGACTGCTGGGCGGGGTTCAATGAGACGCTAAAGAGGTTGGACGAGCTTCAAAAAAAGAAGAAACCAAGTGTCTTTCAGCA GCGCATGATATCCATCGACCGTGCGTTGAAGAGTTTGGTCTATGGATCTTTCAAGGTGACAGTTGTGTATgtggctgctgctactgctttctCTGGCAGTGGGCTAGAAGCGTAG
- the LOC123174766 gene encoding uncharacterized protein isoform X2, whose product MAAVRCAARRLGGSLLQRTQAAVAEEGRLLAPSRLMRSRQLSTKVSGEHARNIQKKEDDCWAGFNETLKRLDELQKKKKPSVFQQRMISIDRALKSLVYGSFKVTVVYVAAATAFSGSGLEA is encoded by the exons atggcggcggttCGGTGCGCGGCGAGGAGGCTCGGCGGCTCTCTGCTCCAGCGAACGCAGGCGGCGGTCGCGGAGGAGGGACGCCTGCTCGCGCCAAGCAGGCTCATGCGCTCCCGCCAGCTCTCCACCAAGGTCTCCGGCGAG CATGCTCGCAACATCCAGAAGAAAGAGGATGACTGCTGGGCGGGGTTCAATGAGACGCTAAAGAGGTTGGACGAGCTTCAAAAAAAGAAGAAACCAAGTGTCTTTCAGCA GCGCATGATATCCATCGACCGTGCGTTGAAGAGTTTGGTCTATGGATCTTTCAAGGTGACAGTTGTGTATgtggctgctgctactgctttctCTGGCAGTGGGCTAGAAGCGTAG